The segment CCGTAACCAACGTTATCCGCGAGAATAAAAACTACATTTGGTTTCTTTTGAGTAGGTGTAGCCTGCGCAAATAGTGCAGGTGTAGCTACTGAAATAGTTAAGAATCCAATCAGCAATCTTTTTAAAAACATTTCAATCCCTATGATCTAGCTAATACAGTCGCTCATTTATTTACATATCCTTTAAAGTCTTCGCCAACCTTGATATTAGGATACTTCTTGATACTTGCCTCATAGCCTTCTATCCATTTAAAGCTCGGAGCATAAACCCAACCCAAAGTTAGGTCTGTATACATAAGATTATTATCCTCATGCGGATCGCTACTAAGGTCATAAATCATTGGAATCTGAGGTTTTACATAAGGCTTTCCAATAGACTCAGGAGATTCTGCGTACCTAAAGATCGTTTTATAGATCTTCCATTTAATTGACATCAACTCCCCATCAATACCAAAGAATGGATATAAGTCTCGACCAGTTGCCTTACTCTTGCCCAACATAAAATTCGAGGCATCAACACCATCGATAGGACGATCTTTAGGAACCAAATTAGATGAGCCCACCATGCCAGCAATTGTTGGCATCCAGTCAACGGCTGCGAACATTTCCTCGGTTACCACACCCGATGGCACATGGCATGGCCAGCGAATCATCGCAGGTACACGCATACTTCCTTCAAATGGTGTATTGAAAAAATTCCCGCGAAACGGTCCATTAGTTGCACCACCAATCTGTGGGCTGGCACCGCCACCAGCATTATCACTACTGAAAATGAAGATGGTGTTATCTTCAATGCCAGCATCTTTAACTGCCTGCATTACCTGGCCAACACGATAGTCCATCTCGGCAAGTAGGTCTGCAAAGATACCGCCACGCTTTGTAGATTTTTGCGAAAAGTTAGGGTTAGGTATTGGTGGCTCATGCATCTCTGAATAGCCTACATAAACAAAGAATGGTTTATTTTCTGCAGCATTTTTCTTGATGTATTCAACTGTCTTAGGAATGATGTACTTCTCATCAATCACTGGGCGAAGCTTCAGATCAAGTGGTATGACGGGTTTAGATTTTTGACCTTTCTTGCCTTCCCATACCATCGGCACAGGAACCCCGCTCTCCTTAAATAGAGGCCACTGTGTATAACCTGCCTCATCCCAAGTGTTTGGTATGCCCCACCATTCATCAAAACCTTGGTCATTGGGCATACGGCCCTGGGTATCGCCAAGATGCCATTTCCCATACAAAGCAGTTGCATAGCCTGAATCAGAAAGAAGCTTAGCAATGGTGTACTCCCATGGCGCCATACCAGCCTTACCTTGACCAGGCCAAGGGACTGTATAAGTTCCAGAACGCACTGGATGACGACCGGTCATGATGGCAGATCGTGATGGTGTGCACTGAACTTCGACGTTGTAGTTATTGAAACGAATACCTTGACTGGCTAACTTATCAATATTTGGTGTGGCTACTGTTCCACCATACACACCAAATGATCCCCATCCTGTGTTATCGACCAGAAAGTAAACGATGTTTGGCTTTTTTTGCTTAGACTCAGCACTAGTTTGCGCCAACAACGGCGAGGAGAGAAATGCGGCAGACAAAACGCCAATCAGAAATCTTTTTAAGAGCATCATAGTCTCCAACTTTTTTAAGTTTTGGTATTTTAAGTAAAACGATCACAATGCTAGTAATTTTATTTCCATTAGGTAGTCACTATAACAATACCTTAATGAATCAACAATCAAGTTCCAAATAGAAAACCCCCACCATTGCTGATGAGGGTTTGCATTTCTGGTGGGCCCACCAGGACTTGAACCTGGGACCAAAGGATTATGAGAGCAGAAGCCCATGATAGAGCCATATAAACAGGGGTTCTGCGGGTGGTCAGTGTCGGTGTGTAAGTAAATGTGTAAGCAAATTCACGCATTTACTAGAAGAGCTAGCTCACTCTTTGGTTTCGAAAACCGCAGGATTTTTGGAGCAACCGTTTAGCACTTCGTTGCTCCAAAGTTCTTTTTTGAAGATTGATAAGCGTTACTTTAAGTAACGCTTAAGAGGTATGCTTCTTGGAGAGAAATCAAAATCCGTTGCCCCAATTTCTAAAAAATTACTGTCACATTGTGTTGAATAGGTAGCCATGATGACTCCTAGTATTATTCGACTTAACAACTTCGGTACATCGCATGTTTATTAACTACGCTTTGAAAGTCGATTCAGAAAAATGAGCCCCAACACAGGGCCCGGCAGCAATAGCCAGGTGATGTATTGATTCATGAATGGTAAGACTACGGTACTGATTTGAATTGAGATCATCGTTATCGTAAAGCCAATCGCATTTTGAATAGTAAGTGCAGTACCGACGATTTCGGGTGGGCATGATTGTGCTGATAGCGCTGAAAATTGTGGCGAATCAGCAACGACACTCATTCCCCAAATAGCCCAAAAGAGAATTTGTGCCCATAACGGCAATCCAGAAATCCATGGATACAGTAGACAACAAATGCCCGATAGCGCCAAAGCTGTTGAGGCAACTTTCACTCCCCCAATAGATTTGCTAAATTGCCCTCCAAGAAAGCAGCCAATTGCACCAATCCCGATTACAGAGAATGCTAGCCCCGATAAATGAATGGGATTTTGAATTGAATAGGTGCTAGCAATCAGAAATGGCACAAGTGCCCAGAATGCATAGAGCTCCCACATGTGACCGAAATATCCCAAAGCAGATCGACGATATTCTGAAATTGCAAAGAGTTCACGAAAGCCGCTTAGCTTGACTCGTGAAGCACTACCTAATTTAAGGTGGGGGCCATCTCCGAGCCAGAAAATCATCACCATTGCTACCAGAGCGAAGAAGGAAGACAAAAGAATGACCTCTTGCCAAGGCCAATCGACACCGAAGTAACGGGTAGCATGGGGAATTGCTGTTCCCAGCGTTAGCATTCCAACCAATTGAGCAATGCGCGAGCTCGCTTTTTGGGGGTCCCAAGTCATTATGAGCTTCATACCAATTGGATAGATACCGGCCAAACAAATTCCAACCAAGAAGCGCAAGCAAGAACCTACCAAAATACTATCAGCCCAGACAGCAAATGCAGCGTTAAACAATGCCCCAAGTAGAGCACATGCTGCAAAAAGATGGCTGGGCTTGTACCGATCTGCTATCCCACTTAAGGCAAAGACCAAAGTACCTGCCACAAAACCGAGTTGCACAGCATTGGTAAGTATGCCTATGCCTGCAAGATTGGTGCTCCACGAATCTATTAAATTGTCAGCCACTCCATTGATGGAAAACCACAAAGAGGTACCCATCAACTCCGCAATCACAATCAATAGTGAGGCTAAATTAGGACTTATGGGTCGAGAAGTTGTCGTATTAGTCAATTGAGGGTAAAAAATTAGTGGCAGTCGAAGCAACTTCATTATGTTATGGCCTTAATCCCAACACTAAAGAATATTTAACAATCTTTATTTAGATTTTCAATATCACGCTATTGATCTTAAAGCCATTAAGGCGTGCATTATTTGATCTAAACTAAAAATCATTTGAGGCCTAAATACTCTCCTCGACCCGACGAATATTGAGAACATGAGCATCAAGCATCGCTTGTAGCTGAGAGCGAATATTCGGCTCTTGAATTCTTGGAATTAATTTTTCTAGACGTCGTGCTACCCATCCCTGCCCTCGATTCAAAAAAAGCAAGCGTTCCTTGAGATCTTCAATGGAGATCGATTTTTCATAAAATTCACCCGTGGCAGTTGATGGCGAAAAACCGAGTGATCCAATAATTCCGAGCAACATCTTGCACCAGCGCACTTCATCGTATTGAATATCGGTGACTAACGGAGCTAATTCGTGACTCTTTATTTGATTGGCTGTTTCCAAGGTTACTCGAGCGCCAGCCCTTTCCGCCTCCAGCAATTCATTTAGGGCAGCAATCAGCTCATCGCCGCTAATTGGATTTAATGCTGATAAATCATGCATATGATGACCTCTTGTGAATGGGGTGCTTATTTCCTAGCAATATCTCATGTATTTGTGACCATTCTAGGGCGATTTGCTCATACTGCATATGAAAACAGCCAAACTTACCAAAATTGGGAGAGTGTCATGGCTCGGGACAGAATCGACCAGGGAAAAGGGTTCTTGACTCTAGCTCTGGACTGTCGTTTAAAACGACACGAATTGATAATGATTTAATTCTCTTTTCTATCTGATTGCTTTTTCAATTAACCGATTAAGGCGAATTAATTGCTTAAAGTCCTCAACCACCGATGGCACCAAGTTTGAAGATGTGAATTTTGTGTCACTGAGTGTCTTTACAACTAAGAAGTTTTTGAGCATAAGCCAATCCATATCCGGATGGTTTGGATCAAAACCGCGTGGAGGGCGAGAGGCTACGTTCTCACGAGAAAAATTTGTCTTAAAGCGTGACTTGAAAGCTGGGTCAGCAAATAAGGCATGGAAAGGCCGAGCGTCTTTTGCTATCGCCTCCCTCATCTTTTTTAATTGGGGGCCAGATGGCATAAAGAGCCCACCGGCGACAACTACCCCCATGTATGGAGGGATATTGTGAAGAATGCCAAAGAATAAGTGTGGGTTTCTTTCAAAACGAGACTCAGAAGGTTTCGCAATCGAAATAGATAACCAGCTTTTATAGCAGGTACTGCCACGCACAATTTTATTGGCATTCTTTTTAATCCTACCAATTCCTTTTGTAGGAAAGTGATAATCTGGAACGCTACTTTGTAGCGAAGTCTTGAGTCGCTCCGCTAAGTCAATGAAAGGCTGCCTTACGAGTGTTTCGTAGCTTTCTTGATTCTTATCGAGCCAAGTTGGATCTGT is part of the Polynucleobacter sp. es-EL-1 genome and harbors:
- a CDS encoding arylsulfatase codes for the protein MMLLKRFLIGVLSAAFLSSPLLAQTSAESKQKKPNIVYFLVDNTGWGSFGVYGGTVATPNIDKLASQGIRFNNYNVEVQCTPSRSAIMTGRHPVRSGTYTVPWPGQGKAGMAPWEYTIAKLLSDSGYATALYGKWHLGDTQGRMPNDQGFDEWWGIPNTWDEAGYTQWPLFKESGVPVPMVWEGKKGQKSKPVIPLDLKLRPVIDEKYIIPKTVEYIKKNAAENKPFFVYVGYSEMHEPPIPNPNFSQKSTKRGGIFADLLAEMDYRVGQVMQAVKDAGIEDNTIFIFSSDNAGGGASPQIGGATNGPFRGNFFNTPFEGSMRVPAMIRWPCHVPSGVVTEEMFAAVDWMPTIAGMVGSSNLVPKDRPIDGVDASNFMLGKSKATGRDLYPFFGIDGELMSIKWKIYKTIFRYAESPESIGKPYVKPQIPMIYDLSSDPHEDNNLMYTDLTLGWVYAPSFKWIEGYEASIKKYPNIKVGEDFKGYVNK
- a CDS encoding MFS transporter, whose amino-acid sequence is MKLLRLPLIFYPQLTNTTTSRPISPNLASLLIVIAELMGTSLWFSINGVADNLIDSWSTNLAGIGILTNAVQLGFVAGTLVFALSGIADRYKPSHLFAACALLGALFNAAFAVWADSILVGSCLRFLVGICLAGIYPIGMKLIMTWDPQKASSRIAQLVGMLTLGTAIPHATRYFGVDWPWQEVILLSSFFALVAMVMIFWLGDGPHLKLGSASRVKLSGFRELFAISEYRRSALGYFGHMWELYAFWALVPFLIASTYSIQNPIHLSGLAFSVIGIGAIGCFLGGQFSKSIGGVKVASTALALSGICCLLYPWISGLPLWAQILFWAIWGMSVVADSPQFSALSAQSCPPEIVGTALTIQNAIGFTITMISIQISTVVLPFMNQYITWLLLPGPVLGLIFLNRLSKRS
- a CDS encoding DUF6306 domain-containing protein, which produces MHDLSALNPISGDELIAALNELLEAERAGARVTLETANQIKSHELAPLVTDIQYDEVRWCKMLLGIIGSLGFSPSTATGEFYEKSISIEDLKERLLFLNRGQGWVARRLEKLIPRIQEPNIRSQLQAMLDAHVLNIRRVEESI
- a CDS encoding DUF2461 family protein, producing the protein MSIKFSKQTLPFMTEAGKQTDPTWLDKNQESYETLVRQPFIDLAERLKTSLQSSVPDYHFPTKGIGRIKKNANKIVRGSTCYKSWLSISIAKPSESRFERNPHLFFGILHNIPPYMGVVVAGGLFMPSGPQLKKMREAIAKDARPFHALFADPAFKSRFKTNFSRENVASRPPRGFDPNHPDMDWLMLKNFLVVKTLSDTKFTSSNLVPSVVEDFKQLIRLNRLIEKAIR